A single region of the Streptomyces sp. ITFR-16 genome encodes:
- the galE gene encoding UDP-glucose 4-epimerase GalE, which produces MSNSPKKYLVTGGAGYVGSVVAQHLLEAGHTVTVLDDLSTGFREGVPAGAEFIEGRIQDAAKWLDASYDGVLHFAAYSQVGESVTDPEKYWVNNVGGTTALLAAMRDAGVRTLVFSSTAATYGEPVSSPITETDPTAPTSPYGATKLAVDHMITGEAAAHGLAAVSLRYFNVAGAYGNCGERHSPESHLIPLVLQVALGQRESISVYGDDYPTPDGTCVRDYIHVADLAEAHLLALDAATAGEHLICNLGNGNGFSVREVIETVREVTGHPVPEAAAPRRAGDPAVLVASAATARERLGWQPSRADLAGIVSDAWTFARREEPTAP; this is translated from the coding sequence GTGAGCAACTCCCCGAAGAAGTACCTGGTGACCGGCGGTGCCGGATACGTCGGCAGCGTCGTCGCCCAGCACCTGCTGGAGGCGGGGCACACCGTCACCGTCCTGGACGACCTCTCCACCGGCTTCCGCGAGGGCGTCCCGGCCGGCGCCGAGTTCATCGAGGGGCGCATTCAGGACGCCGCGAAGTGGCTGGACGCCTCCTACGACGGGGTGCTCCACTTCGCCGCGTACTCCCAGGTCGGCGAGTCCGTCACCGACCCGGAGAAGTACTGGGTCAACAACGTCGGCGGCACCACCGCCCTGCTCGCCGCGATGCGCGACGCCGGGGTGCGCACCCTGGTGTTCTCCTCCACCGCCGCGACCTACGGCGAGCCGGTCTCCAGCCCCATCACGGAGACCGACCCCACGGCCCCCACCAGCCCGTACGGCGCCACCAAGCTGGCCGTCGACCACATGATCACCGGCGAGGCCGCCGCCCACGGACTGGCCGCCGTCTCGCTGCGTTACTTCAACGTGGCGGGGGCGTACGGCAACTGCGGCGAGCGGCACAGCCCCGAGTCCCACCTCATCCCGCTGGTCCTCCAGGTCGCCCTCGGGCAGCGCGAGTCGATCTCCGTCTACGGTGACGACTACCCCACCCCGGACGGCACCTGCGTCCGCGACTACATCCATGTCGCGGACCTCGCCGAGGCCCATCTGCTGGCTCTGGACGCCGCCACCGCGGGCGAGCACCTCATCTGCAACCTCGGCAACGGCAACGGCTTCTCGGTCCGCGAGGTCATCGAGACGGTCCGCGAGGTCACCGGCCACCCGGTCCCCGAGGCGGCGGCCCCCCGCCGCGCCGGCGACCCGGCCGTCCTCGTGGCCTCCGCCGCCACCGCCAGGGAGCGGCTCGGCTGGCAGCCCTCCCGCGCCGATCTGGCCGGAATCGTCTCCGACGCCTGGACGTTCGCCCGCCGAGAGGAGCCCACCGCACCATGA
- the galK gene encoding galactokinase: MTDHAELTASFTELYGSAPEGIWAAPGRVNLIGEYTDFNDGFVMPLALPHTARAAVARRTDGELRLHSTDVPGGVVRLRVDELTPHSGHGWAAYPAGVVWALREAGHPVTGADIQLTSTVPTGAGLSSSAALEVVTALALNDLFGLGLAPAELAVLAQRAENAFVGVPCGVMDQMASACCTEGHALHLDTRDLGLRQVPFDLAAHGLRLLVVDTRVKHALGDGAYAERRSGCEEGARVLGLRTLRELPYEGLGAALDTLAEAGADESVVRYVRHVVGDNQRVEQVIALLDAGEVRAAGPVLTAGHVSLRDDLRVSCVELDLVVETANAAGALGARMTGGGFGGSAIVLVEEAQEDTVTKSVLEAFAAAGYAAPGVFPAVPSAGARRLV; encoded by the coding sequence ATGACCGACCACGCTGAGCTGACCGCCTCCTTCACCGAGCTCTACGGGAGCGCCCCCGAGGGGATCTGGGCCGCACCCGGCCGGGTCAACCTGATCGGCGAGTACACCGACTTCAACGACGGCTTCGTGATGCCGCTCGCCCTGCCGCACACCGCACGGGCCGCCGTCGCCCGCCGCACGGACGGCGAGCTGCGGCTGCACTCCACCGATGTGCCCGGCGGAGTCGTCCGGCTCCGTGTCGACGAGCTGACCCCGCACTCGGGCCACGGCTGGGCCGCCTACCCGGCCGGGGTCGTCTGGGCGCTGCGCGAGGCGGGACACCCGGTCACCGGCGCCGACATCCAGCTCACCTCCACCGTGCCCACCGGCGCCGGGCTCTCCTCCTCCGCCGCCCTCGAAGTGGTCACCGCGCTCGCCCTGAACGACCTCTTCGGGCTCGGCCTCGCCCCCGCCGAGCTGGCGGTCCTGGCCCAGCGCGCCGAGAACGCGTTCGTCGGCGTCCCCTGCGGCGTCATGGACCAGATGGCCTCGGCCTGCTGCACCGAGGGCCACGCCCTGCACCTCGACACCCGCGACCTGGGCCTTCGCCAGGTCCCCTTCGACCTCGCCGCGCACGGGCTGCGGCTGCTGGTCGTCGACACCCGGGTCAAGCACGCGCTGGGCGACGGTGCGTACGCCGAGCGGCGGTCCGGCTGCGAGGAGGGCGCCCGCGTCCTCGGTCTCCGTACCCTGCGCGAGCTGCCGTACGAGGGGCTCGGTGCCGCGCTCGACACCCTGGCCGAGGCCGGCGCCGACGAGTCCGTGGTGCGCTACGTACGCCATGTGGTCGGCGACAACCAGCGCGTCGAGCAGGTCATCGCGCTGCTCGACGCGGGCGAGGTGCGCGCGGCGGGCCCGGTGCTCACGGCGGGCCATGTCTCGCTCCGCGACGATCTGCGGGTCTCCTGCGTGGAGCTGGACCTCGTCGTCGAGACGGCGAACGCGGCCGGGGCGCTCGGTGCGCGGATGACCGGGGGCGGCTTCGGCGGCTCGGCGATCGTGCTGGTCGAGGAGGCGCAGGAGGACACCGTCACCAAGTCCGTCCTGGAGGCCTTCGCCGCTGCGGGCTACGCGGCGCCGGGCGTGTTCCCCGCCGTGCCGTCGGCGGGAGCGCGCCGGCTCGTCTGA
- a CDS encoding GNAT family N-acetyltransferase, producing the protein MFRLEAEVDRERRQLLNRRLRDDNTARSPRIRALRDTPAAHEVPLEVWALDEDGGLAAGLTGRTWAYWLHVDLLWVDAGHRGSGLGSRLLAKAERVALTDRDCTRSRVETWDFQAPGFYRARGYEVAGRVEDYPPGVTEFTLVKRLGPGAAPVQTSRRAPADGTAGNTPGAA; encoded by the coding sequence ATGTTCCGTCTTGAGGCAGAAGTGGACAGAGAACGGCGTCAGTTGCTGAACCGGCGGCTGCGCGACGACAACACCGCGCGCTCACCCAGGATCCGCGCCCTGCGCGACACACCCGCCGCGCACGAGGTCCCGCTGGAGGTGTGGGCGCTGGACGAGGACGGCGGGCTCGCGGCGGGGCTGACCGGCCGCACCTGGGCGTACTGGCTCCATGTGGACCTGCTCTGGGTCGACGCGGGACACCGGGGTTCCGGCCTCGGCTCGCGGCTGCTGGCCAAGGCGGAACGGGTGGCGCTGACGGACCGGGACTGCACCCGCTCCCGGGTGGAGACCTGGGACTTCCAGGCGCCGGGCTTCTACCGGGCGCGGGGGTACGAAGTCGCCGGGCGGGTCGAGGACTACCCGCCCGGCGTCACCGAGTTCACGCTCGTCAAGCGGCTCGGCCCGGGGGCCGCGCCGGTTCAGACGAGCCGGCGCGCTCCCGCCGACGGCACGGCGGGGAACACGCCCGGCGCCGCGTAG
- a CDS encoding response regulator transcription factor yields the protein MVRIRVLVVDDHRIFAESLAAALAAEPDVDVSAAGSGPAALRCLDRAAAEGHGYDVLLVDAELGILPPGRTGAGPVPVPAPNTGDNGLVDGISLVAGVRSGQPSVRTVVLAEKDDPRRAALALQAGACGWVAKDSSLQRLLAVIRGVLRDETHLPAALLTGVLRELMADRKHRTESEELVESLTPREREVLRCMVAGLGRKAVAERLFLSPHTVRTHMQNVLGKLGVHSTLAAVALARRAGVGPVDLEATSAGDVVERGGQLA from the coding sequence GTGGTCCGTATCCGGGTTCTCGTGGTCGACGACCACCGTATTTTCGCCGAGTCGCTCGCCGCCGCGCTCGCGGCCGAGCCGGATGTCGATGTGTCGGCGGCGGGCAGCGGCCCGGCCGCCCTGCGCTGTCTGGACCGCGCCGCGGCCGAGGGCCACGGGTACGACGTGCTGCTGGTCGACGCCGAGCTGGGCATCCTGCCCCCGGGGCGTACGGGCGCGGGCCCGGTCCCGGTGCCCGCGCCGAACACCGGGGACAACGGCCTGGTCGACGGGATCTCGCTGGTCGCCGGGGTGCGCTCCGGCCAGCCCTCGGTGCGCACGGTGGTGCTCGCCGAGAAGGACGACCCGCGCCGGGCCGCGCTCGCGCTCCAGGCCGGAGCCTGCGGCTGGGTCGCCAAGGACAGCTCGCTGCAACGGCTCCTCGCAGTGATCCGGGGCGTCCTGCGCGACGAGACGCATCTGCCGGCCGCGCTGCTCACGGGCGTGCTGCGGGAGCTGATGGCGGACCGCAAGCACCGCACGGAGAGCGAGGAGCTGGTCGAGTCGCTGACCCCGCGCGAGCGCGAGGTGCTGCGCTGCATGGTGGCGGGCCTGGGCCGCAAGGCGGTGGCGGAGCGCCTCTTCCTCTCCCCGCACACGGTGCGGACGCACATGCAGAACGTGCTGGGGAAGCTGGGCGTGCACTCCACCCTGGCCGCGGTGGCGCTGGCGCGGCGGGCCGGGGTCGGACCGGTCGACCTGGAGGCGACGTCAGCCGGGGATGTTGTCGAACGGGGCGGTCAACTGGCGTAG
- a CDS encoding MarR family transcriptional regulator, whose protein sequence is MEDEVDRLVAAWRRERPDLDVEPLEVLSRVSRLARHLDRARRIAFAEHHLEPWEFDVLTSLRRAGAPYQLSPGQLLTQTLVTSGTMTNRIDRLTKKNLVERLPDPSDRRGVLVRLTAEGRDKADQSLAGLLAQERAILGELSRHQRAELAGLLRQLTAPFDNIPG, encoded by the coding sequence ATGGAGGACGAGGTCGACCGGCTGGTCGCTGCATGGCGCCGAGAGCGCCCCGACCTCGACGTGGAACCACTCGAGGTCCTCAGCCGTGTCTCCCGCCTGGCCCGACACCTCGACCGGGCCCGCCGGATCGCCTTCGCCGAGCACCACCTCGAACCGTGGGAGTTCGACGTCCTCACGTCGCTGCGGCGCGCCGGGGCTCCGTACCAGCTCTCCCCCGGGCAGCTGCTCACCCAGACCCTGGTGACCTCGGGCACGATGACCAACCGCATCGACCGGCTCACCAAGAAGAACCTCGTCGAGCGGCTTCCCGACCCCAGCGACCGGCGCGGGGTGCTGGTCCGGCTCACCGCAGAGGGCCGGGACAAGGCCGACCAGTCGCTGGCCGGCCTGCTGGCCCAGGAGCGCGCCATCCTCGGCGAGCTCTCCCGCCACCAGCGCGCCGAACTGGCGGGGCTGCTACGCCAGTTGACCGCCCCGTTCGACAACATCCCCGGCTGA
- a CDS encoding trans-aconitate 2-methyltransferase: protein MTAPLWDPQQYLRHADHRTRPFRDLLARVPEPPGAPAPRIADLGCGAGNVTALLAERWPAARVTGYDNSPQMLERAREHATPLLDFAEADAATWTPAEPYGLIVSNALLQWVPGHADRFPDWLDGLAPGGTLAFQVPGNFDQPSHALMRELAGSPRWRARLGGRLRHADAVLSPAGYLDRLTGPGRTADVWETTYLHLLPGRDAVLDWVKGTGLRPVLTALADDEEARDAFLADYRDLLRTAYPEGPHGTLFPFRRIFAVTHREK, encoded by the coding sequence ATGACCGCACCCCTCTGGGATCCGCAGCAGTACCTGCGACACGCGGACCACCGCACCCGCCCCTTCCGAGACCTGCTGGCCCGCGTCCCCGAGCCGCCGGGCGCCCCGGCCCCCCGGATCGCCGACCTCGGCTGCGGCGCGGGCAACGTCACCGCCCTGCTCGCCGAGCGCTGGCCCGCAGCCCGTGTCACCGGCTACGACAACTCACCGCAGATGCTGGAGCGCGCCCGCGAGCACGCCACGCCCCTGCTGGACTTCGCCGAGGCCGACGCCGCCACCTGGACGCCCGCGGAGCCGTACGGGCTGATCGTCTCCAACGCCCTGCTCCAGTGGGTCCCCGGCCACGCCGACCGCTTCCCCGACTGGCTGGACGGCCTTGCCCCCGGCGGCACCCTCGCCTTCCAGGTCCCGGGCAACTTCGACCAGCCCTCGCACGCCCTGATGCGCGAACTCGCCGGGTCCCCGCGCTGGCGGGCCCGGCTGGGCGGCCGGCTGCGCCACGCCGACGCCGTGTTGAGCCCCGCCGGCTATCTGGACCGGCTCACCGGCCCCGGCCGCACCGCCGATGTCTGGGAGACCACCTATCTGCACCTGCTGCCCGGCCGGGACGCCGTCCTGGACTGGGTGAAGGGCACCGGACTGCGCCCCGTCCTCACCGCCCTCGCCGACGACGAGGAGGCCCGGGACGCCTTCCTCGCCGACTACCGCGACCTGCTGCGCACCGCCTACCCCGAGGGCCCGCACGGCACGCTCTTCCCCTTCCGCCGCATCTTCGCCGTCACCCACCGGGAGAAGTGA
- a CDS encoding VOC family protein, translating into MIAAVDHVQLAAPAGSEDVLRAYYVDVLGMTELPKPPVLAARGGCWFATGPVQLHLGVEADFRPARKAHPGLRVTDIGAFAARLTEHGAEVRWDADLPGHRRFFSHDPVGNRLEFLEPVDG; encoded by the coding sequence ATGATCGCCGCCGTCGACCATGTTCAGCTCGCCGCCCCCGCCGGCTCCGAGGACGTCCTGCGCGCGTACTACGTCGACGTGCTCGGCATGACGGAGCTGCCCAAACCGCCGGTGCTCGCGGCCCGGGGCGGCTGCTGGTTCGCCACCGGCCCCGTCCAGCTCCATCTGGGCGTCGAGGCGGACTTCCGCCCGGCCCGCAAGGCCCACCCCGGACTGCGGGTGACGGACATCGGGGCGTTCGCGGCCCGGCTGACGGAACACGGCGCCGAGGTGCGGTGGGACGCGGACCTGCCCGGCCACCGCCGCTTCTTCAGCCACGACCCGGTGGGCAACCGGCTGGAGTTCCTGGAGCCGGTGGACGGCTGA
- a CDS encoding VCBS repeat-containing protein — MEPGRSVSARSKRARRITACTALVLSAGMLLAAPASADDSAPAPRGATPQFTPELGAQPNLVLPKRTAKKKSPAAGTAGAKAAVVPAKPRLDVNGDGYSDTMYRGLDGNLYVWADSSGAHEYTINSDDQYETPKDIIAPGDLDGGGMPDFLTLSASGKLSLYQSWGETNTGYVTWSGTGWQKYNKVVAAGDLNGDGRGDLLARTPSGDLYEYTSTGKVDSAPFKAGVKVGYGWGSYDQIVGANDVNGDGIGDIIARTTAGDLYFYAGTGDAAKPFKARVKAGYGFDIYNQLVAVDDIDGDGLGDIIARKPGGDVYTYLSTGYGTFAPRITGGSGWNAAALFVGAGGNPDFGKHEIEARTKGGSLYWYQARNNGQFFPRQLDSSDTGWNQVSLSLASSLDNDGWADLVQQYKGQLYIGANYIGSGWHVYNSLTGPGDLNGDGKGDLLARDTKGDLYLYKGNGLATKFAAKAKVGYGFNTYNKIVGAGDLSGDGIADVVARAKDGTLYLYKGTGNAAAPLKARVKIGTGYNTYKQFAAPGDINGDGKADLIGVDGKGDVYRYTSTGTGSITKRVKIGYGWDIYNNLY; from the coding sequence GTGGAACCCGGCCGCTCCGTCTCCGCGCGCTCGAAGCGCGCGCGGCGGATCACGGCCTGCACCGCACTCGTTCTCTCCGCCGGCATGCTGCTGGCGGCCCCGGCCTCGGCCGACGACTCGGCGCCCGCCCCGCGCGGCGCCACCCCGCAGTTCACCCCCGAGCTCGGCGCACAGCCGAACCTCGTGCTGCCGAAGCGCACCGCGAAGAAGAAGTCGCCCGCGGCCGGTACCGCCGGCGCGAAGGCGGCGGTCGTGCCCGCCAAGCCGCGCCTCGACGTGAACGGCGACGGCTACAGCGACACGATGTACCGCGGCCTCGACGGCAACCTGTACGTCTGGGCGGACTCGTCGGGTGCGCACGAGTACACGATCAACAGTGACGACCAGTACGAGACGCCCAAGGACATCATCGCGCCGGGCGACCTCGACGGCGGCGGCATGCCCGACTTCCTGACGCTGTCGGCGTCGGGCAAGCTCTCGCTCTACCAGAGCTGGGGCGAGACCAACACCGGCTATGTCACCTGGTCGGGCACCGGCTGGCAGAAGTACAACAAGGTCGTCGCCGCCGGCGACCTGAACGGCGACGGCCGCGGCGACCTGCTCGCGCGCACGCCCTCCGGCGACCTGTACGAGTACACCTCCACCGGCAAGGTGGACAGCGCGCCCTTCAAGGCCGGTGTCAAGGTGGGCTACGGCTGGGGCTCGTACGACCAGATCGTCGGCGCCAACGATGTCAACGGCGACGGCATCGGCGACATCATCGCCCGCACCACCGCCGGTGACCTGTACTTCTACGCCGGTACGGGCGACGCGGCGAAGCCGTTCAAGGCACGGGTCAAGGCCGGCTACGGCTTCGACATCTACAACCAGCTCGTCGCGGTGGACGACATCGACGGCGACGGGCTCGGCGACATCATCGCCCGCAAGCCGGGCGGCGACGTCTACACCTACCTGTCCACCGGCTACGGCACCTTCGCGCCGCGCATCACCGGCGGCAGCGGGTGGAACGCGGCAGCGCTGTTCGTCGGCGCCGGCGGCAACCCGGACTTCGGCAAGCACGAGATCGAGGCCCGGACCAAGGGCGGCAGCCTGTACTGGTACCAGGCCAGGAACAACGGGCAGTTCTTCCCCCGTCAGCTGGACAGCTCGGACACGGGCTGGAACCAGGTGAGCCTGTCGCTGGCCTCCTCGCTCGACAACGACGGCTGGGCCGACCTGGTCCAGCAGTACAAGGGCCAGCTGTACATCGGGGCGAACTACATCGGTTCCGGCTGGCACGTCTACAACAGCCTGACCGGCCCCGGCGACCTGAACGGCGACGGCAAGGGCGACCTGCTGGCCCGCGACACCAAGGGCGACCTGTACCTCTACAAGGGCAACGGGCTCGCCACCAAGTTCGCGGCCAAGGCCAAGGTCGGCTACGGCTTCAACACGTACAACAAGATCGTCGGCGCCGGTGACCTCAGCGGTGACGGCATCGCCGACGTCGTGGCCCGCGCCAAGGACGGCACGCTCTACCTCTACAAGGGCACGGGCAACGCCGCCGCGCCCCTGAAGGCGCGCGTGAAGATCGGCACCGGGTACAACACCTACAAGCAGTTCGCCGCTCCGGGTGACATCAACGGTGACGGCAAGGCCGACCTGATCGGCGTCGACGGCAAGGGCGATGTGTACCGCTACACGTCGACCGGCACGGGCTCGATCACCAAGCGCGTGAAGATCGGCTACGGCTGGGACATCTACAACAACCTGTACTGA
- a CDS encoding TetR/AcrR family transcriptional regulator, which produces MIDDVATDGSASSENTRAPSARRARRVRMTGKERREQLLDIGRTLFADKGFEGTSVEEIAARAGVSKPVVYEHFGGKEGLYAVVVDREMRQLLDMVTSALTAGHPRELLEQAAFALLDYIETYTDGFRILVRDSPVAQSTGTFASLISDIATQVEDILGLEFKARGFDPKLAPLYAQALVGMVALTGQWWVNARKPKKAEVAAHLVNLAWHGLENLESKPRLIGHRKN; this is translated from the coding sequence ATGATTGACGACGTGGCGACCGACGGCAGCGCAAGCAGCGAGAACACCCGTGCACCCTCGGCCCGGCGGGCCCGCCGGGTGCGGATGACCGGGAAGGAACGCCGCGAGCAGCTGCTGGACATCGGTCGCACCCTCTTCGCCGACAAGGGGTTCGAGGGGACGTCGGTGGAGGAGATCGCGGCCCGCGCCGGGGTCTCCAAGCCGGTCGTCTACGAGCACTTCGGCGGCAAGGAGGGGCTGTACGCGGTGGTGGTGGACCGGGAGATGCGCCAGCTCCTGGACATGGTGACCAGCGCCCTGACCGCCGGCCATCCGCGGGAGCTGCTGGAGCAGGCGGCGTTCGCGCTGCTGGACTACATCGAGACGTACACGGACGGTTTCCGCATCCTGGTGCGGGACTCCCCGGTGGCACAGTCGACGGGCACGTTCGCCTCGCTGATCAGCGACATCGCCACCCAGGTGGAGGACATCCTCGGTCTGGAGTTCAAGGCGCGGGGCTTCGACCCGAAGCTGGCCCCGCTGTACGCGCAGGCGCTGGTGGGCATGGTGGCGCTGACGGGGCAGTGGTGGGTGAACGCGCGCAAGCCGAAGAAGGCGGAGGTCGCGGCCCATCTGGTGAACCTGGCGTGGCACGGCCTGGAGAACCTGGAGTCGAAGCCGCGGCTGATAGGGCATCGCAAGAACTGA
- a CDS encoding fatty acid desaturase: MKTSPDVIEAAPAADGQALPPATLGGDNKRSIEQIALLLFIVVPFVALVAAVPLAWGRGVSWLDLGLLVAMYFIGCHGITIGFHRYFTHGSFKARRPLRIALAVAGSLAVEGPLVRWVADHRKHHRFSDAEGDPHSPWRFGETLPALMKGLWWAHIAWMFDEEQTPQQKYAPDLIRDPAIRGISRHFLTFTIVSLAIPPLVGGLVTMSWWGAATAFFWGSLVRVALLHHVTWSINSICHAVGKRPFKSRDKSGNVWWLAVLSCGESWHNLHHADPTSARHGVMKGQIDSSARLIRWFEKLGWAHDVRWPDSARIESRRNRAGADAA, translated from the coding sequence ATGAAGACCAGCCCCGATGTGATCGAGGCCGCTCCGGCGGCCGACGGTCAGGCTCTTCCCCCCGCCACGCTCGGCGGGGACAACAAGCGGTCGATCGAGCAGATCGCGCTCCTGCTGTTCATCGTCGTGCCGTTCGTGGCGCTGGTCGCGGCGGTGCCGCTGGCCTGGGGCCGCGGTGTGAGCTGGCTCGATCTGGGACTGCTGGTGGCGATGTACTTCATCGGCTGCCACGGCATCACGATCGGTTTCCACCGGTACTTCACGCATGGCTCGTTCAAGGCGAGGCGTCCGCTCCGCATCGCCCTGGCCGTGGCCGGTTCGCTGGCTGTCGAAGGGCCCCTGGTGCGCTGGGTGGCCGACCACCGCAAGCACCACCGCTTCTCGGACGCCGAGGGCGACCCGCACTCGCCGTGGCGTTTCGGCGAGACGCTGCCGGCCCTGATGAAGGGGCTGTGGTGGGCGCACATCGCCTGGATGTTCGACGAGGAGCAGACGCCGCAGCAGAAGTACGCCCCCGACCTGATCCGGGACCCGGCCATCCGCGGGATCTCGCGTCACTTCCTCACCTTCACGATCGTCTCCCTGGCGATCCCGCCGCTGGTCGGCGGGCTGGTCACGATGTCCTGGTGGGGCGCGGCGACGGCGTTCTTCTGGGGTTCCCTGGTCCGGGTGGCCCTGCTGCACCACGTGACCTGGTCGATCAACTCCATCTGTCACGCGGTCGGCAAGCGCCCCTTCAAGTCGCGGGACAAGTCCGGCAACGTGTGGTGGCTGGCGGTGCTGTCCTGCGGCGAGTCCTGGCACAACCTGCACCACGCGGACCCGACGAGTGCGCGGCACGGCGTGATGAAGGGTCAGATCGATTCGAGTGCCCGGCTGATCCGCTGGTTCGAGAAGCTCGGCTGGGCGCACGACGTGCGCTGGCCCGACTCCGCCCGTATCGAGTCCCGGCGCAACCGCGCGGGGGCCGACGCGGCATGA